A genomic segment from Aegilops tauschii subsp. strangulata cultivar AL8/78 chromosome 1, Aet v6.0, whole genome shotgun sequence encodes:
- the LOC109750972 gene encoding probable protein phosphatase 2C 72 produces the protein MLLSTMDYLRSCWGPTSSPDGRPRKGVDAAGRQDGLLWYKDAGQLVAGEFSMAVVQANNLLEDHSQVESGSLSTTDPDLQGTFVGVYDGHGGPETARYINDHMFNHLKGYASEQKCMSVEVIRKAFRATEEGFLSLVSNQWSVRPQLAAVGSCCLVGVICAGTLYVANVGDSRAILGRLVKGTGEVVAMQLSAEHNASFEEVRREMQAMHPDDPHIVILKHNVWRVKGIIQITRSIGDVYLKRPEFNREPLHSKFRLPETFRRPLLSSEPAITVHQIQLTDQFIIFASDGLWEHLSNQKAVELVHSSPRNGIARKLVKAAMQEAAKKREMRYSDLKKIDRGVRRHFHDDITVVVVFFDSNAIAMDAWSRPTVSLRGGGVALPANSLAPFSGS, from the exons ATGCTATTGTCTACGATGGATTACCTGAGATCTTGCTGGGGTCCGACGTCGTCGCCGGACGGGCGCCCTCGCAAGGGGGTGGATGCGGCCGGCCGGCAGGACGGGCTCCTGTGGTACAAGGACGCAGggcagctcgtcgccggcgagttCTCGATGGCCGTGGTCCAGGCCAATAACCTGCTGGAGGACCACAGTCAGGTGGAATCCGGGTCGCTGAGCACCACGGATCCCGACCTGCAGGGCACCTTCGTCGGCGTCtatgatggccatggtggaccgGAGACGGCACGCTACATCAATGACCACATGTTCAACCATCTGAAGG GATATGCATCTGAGCAGAAATGCATGTCAGTGGAAGTAATTCGGAAGGCTTTCCGAGCGACCGAGGAGGGATTTCTCTCTCTAGTCAGTAATCAATGGTCGGTGAGGCCGCAATTAGCAGCGGTAGGCTCTTGCTGTCTAGTTGGTGTGATTTGTGCTGGAACTCTCTATGTTGCAAATGTTGGGGACTCCCGTGCTATTCTGGGGAGACTTGTCAAGGGAACTGGAGAGGTTGTGGCTATGCAACTCTCAGCAGAACATAATGCATCCTTCGAGGAGGTTAGGCGAGAGATGCAGGCAATGCATCCTGATGATCCCCACATTGTGATCCTGAAGCACAATGTTTGGCGTGTGAAGGGTATTATTCAG ATAACAAGGTCCATTGGAGATGTGTATCTGAAGAGACCAGAATTCAACAGAGAACCTTTGCATAGCAAGTTTCGGCTTCCAGAAACTTTCCGGAGACCGCTTCTTAGTTCTGAGCCAGCAATTACTGTACACCAAATACAGTTAACTGATCAGTTCATCATTTTTGCATCTGATGGACTCTGGGAGCATCTTAGTAACCAGAAAGCTGTTGAGCTAGTCCACAGTAGTCCTCGTAAT GGGATTGCTCGAAAGCTAGTGAAGGCTGCAATGCAGGAAGCAGCAAAGAAGAGGGAGATGCGGTATTCAGATCTCAAGAAAATTGACCGTGGAGTGAGGCGCCACTTTCATGATGATATAACGGTCGTTGTGGTATTTTTCGATTCGAATGCCATAGCCATGGATGCCTGGAGCCGTCCCACAGTTTCTCTGCGAGGTGGCGGCGTTGCCCTCCCAGCAAATTCCCTTGCTCCATTCTCAGGTTCCTAG